In the Sarcophilus harrisii chromosome 3, mSarHar1.11, whole genome shotgun sequence genome, one interval contains:
- the SOWAHC gene encoding ankyrin repeat domain-containing protein SOWAHC isoform X2: MEELGQEAVLLFLTQRGGRVRNAELVEHFRGALGGEPEQRARARERFKHLVNTVATVRTDPEDGTKYVYLKKKFTSGGLPLPGHEGAPTPRVPEGGERGTGSEHHPSPPAGPGDLRKEDARSPPPSPGSREPNPELQEREQQLPPPAALQVVPSISVTEAPELEEASGPLDGTNLPSPNGLESPEGSVLPSTGDHLVPESPPEESGQTADQELPPQLVSGESGRNELPRLGQVQPLGVGARRKNSRRNVPLLRGLPQGSCGGEELEPFSKNWEEADVCSSPGGVSTPRPGRKNLLDLMIGSSPQLKRSFFVGGNNPGGSSGGGRAPRSGGDSDTASLASSSTEEEGSATGSVALDPLEHAWMLSASDGKWDSLEGLLTCEPGLLAKRDFITGFTCLHWAAKHGKQELLAMLVNFANKHQLPVNINARTSAGYTALHLAAMHGHVEVVKLLVGAYDADVDIRDYSGKKASQYLSQSIAEEIKNLVGALEDDDGESASESVGGRWKLSKVLPSNLITYKLSHVLEDGGDHHHYHHHHHSLADGSSGSKSSSRKASGGGGSSRMKPRLNKIRFRTQIIHSTPSFRDPEQPLSEEERPLKSSSSTSSFKLRPKSNVFGHEDIGNKPGNEHWEIFLFFRETPLA, from the exons atggaGGAGCTGGGACAGGAGGCGGTGTTGCTCTTCCTCACCCAAAGAGGGGGCCGAGTCCGCAACGCGGAGCTGGTGGAGCATTTCAGGGGGGCCCTGGGAGGGGAGCCCGAGCAGCGAGCCCGGGCCCGGGAGCGCTTCAAGCATTTGGTGAACACTGTGGCTACAGTCCGAACCGATCCTGAAGACGGGACCAAGTACGTGTACCTGAAGAAGAAGTTCACCAGTGGCGGTCTGCCTCTCCCGGGGCACGAGGGGGCCCCGACCCCCCGGGTCCCCGAGGGCGGCGAGCGAGGCACTGGCAGCGAGCATCATCCCTCCCCTCCAGCCGGGCCAGGGGACTTGAGAAAAGAGGATGCGCGGAGCCCACCACCCTCCCCCGGAAGTAGGGAGCCTAACCCAGAGTTGCAGGAACGGGAGCAGCAGTTACCGCCGCCGGCCGCTCTTCAGGTAGTGCCCAGTATCTCTGTGACCGAAGCACCCGAGCTCGAGGAGGCTTCGGGCCCTCTGGACGGCACTAACCTGCCTTCCCCTAATGGACTTGAGTCACCCGAGGGAAGCGTTCTTCCCTCCACTGGGGACCACTTGGTCCCAGAGAGCCCTCCTGAGGAAAGCGGACAGACAGCGGACCAAGAATTGCCTCCCCAACTAGTCTCTGGTGAAAGCGGCAGGAATGAATTGCCGAGATTGGGGCAGGTGCAGCCCCTGGGCGTCGGGGCGCGGAGGAAAAATTCTAGACGTAATGTACCTCTGCTGCGGGGGCTACCGCAGGGTTCCTGCGGTGGGGAAGAGTTAGAACCTTTCTCAAAAAACTGGGAGGAGGCAGACGTTTGCAGCTCTCCTGGAGGAGTCAGTACCCCAAGACCTGGCCGCAAGAATTTGCTGGATCTGATGATCGGCAGTTCCCCGCAGCTTAAGAGGAGTTTCTTTGTTGGGGGAAACAACCCTGGGGGCTCTTCTGGAGGGGGACGTGCGCCCAGAAGTGGCGGAGACTCAGACACCGCTTCCTTGGCTTCGTCTTCCACCGAGGAAGAAGGAAGCGCAACCGGGTCGGTGGCCTTGGACCCTCTGGAACATGCCTGGATGCTTTCTGCCTCGGATGGTAAATGGGACAGTTTGGAGGGACTGCTCACTTGCGAGCCTGGTTTACTGGCCAAGCGTGATTTTATCACCGGCTTCACCTGCCTTCACTGGGCCGCCAAGCATGGAAAGCAGGAACTCCTGGCCATGCTGGTCAATTTTGCCAATAAGCACCAGTTACCAGTAAACATCAACGCCAGGACCAGCGCAGGCTATACAGCTCTGCACCTAGCAGCAATGCACGGACATGTAGAGGTGGTGAAGTTGCTGGTGGGAGCCTATGATGCAGATGTGGACATTAGGGATTACAGCGGAAAAAAGGCCTCTCAGTACCTGAGCCAGAGCATCGCAGAGGAGATTAAGAATTTGGTGGGCGCCCTGGAAGACGATGATGGAGAGAGTGCTTCGGAAAGTGTGGGTGGGCGCTGGAAGCTCTCTAAAGTACTCCCTTCAAATCTTATCACATATAAACTCTCTCATGTACTGGAGGATGGGGGagatcaccaccactaccaccaccaccaccactcttTGGCTGATGGGTCTTCTGGGAGCAAGTCATCGAGTCGCAAAGCATCAGgtggcggcggcagcagcagaaTGAAACCCAGACTCAACAAAATTCGGTTCCGAACGCAGATCATTCACAGCACACCCTCTTTCAGAGACCCTGAACAACCattatcagaggaggaaaggCCTCTTAAAAGCAGCTCCTCCACATCCTCCTTCAAATTGAGACCGAAATCCAATGTATTCGG CCATGAGGATATCGGCAATAAACCTGGAAATGAgcattgggaaatatttttgttcttccgAGAAACTCCCCTAGCCTAA
- the SOWAHC gene encoding ankyrin repeat domain-containing protein SOWAHC isoform X1 — MEELGQEAVLLFLTQRGGRVRNAELVEHFRGALGGEPEQRARARERFKHLVNTVATVRTDPEDGTKYVYLKKKFTSGGLPLPGHEGAPTPRVPEGGERGTGSEHHPSPPAGPGDLRKEDARSPPPSPGSREPNPELQEREQQLPPPAALQVVPSISVTEAPELEEASGPLDGTNLPSPNGLESPEGSVLPSTGDHLVPESPPEESGQTADQELPPQLVSGESGRNELPRLGQVQPLGVGARRKNSRRNVPLLRGLPQGSCGGEELEPFSKNWEEADVCSSPGGVSTPRPGRKNLLDLMIGSSPQLKRSFFVGGNNPGGSSGGGRAPRSGGDSDTASLASSSTEEEGSATGSVALDPLEHAWMLSASDGKWDSLEGLLTCEPGLLAKRDFITGFTCLHWAAKHGKQELLAMLVNFANKHQLPVNINARTSAGYTALHLAAMHGHVEVVKLLVGAYDADVDIRDYSGKKASQYLSQSIAEEIKNLVGALEDDDGESASESVGGRWKLSKVLPSNLITYKLSHVLEDGGDHHHYHHHHHSLADGSSGSKSSSRKASGGGGSSRMKPRLNKIRFRTQIIHSTPSFRDPEQPLSEEERPLKSSSSTSSFKLRPKSNVFGA; from the exons atggaGGAGCTGGGACAGGAGGCGGTGTTGCTCTTCCTCACCCAAAGAGGGGGCCGAGTCCGCAACGCGGAGCTGGTGGAGCATTTCAGGGGGGCCCTGGGAGGGGAGCCCGAGCAGCGAGCCCGGGCCCGGGAGCGCTTCAAGCATTTGGTGAACACTGTGGCTACAGTCCGAACCGATCCTGAAGACGGGACCAAGTACGTGTACCTGAAGAAGAAGTTCACCAGTGGCGGTCTGCCTCTCCCGGGGCACGAGGGGGCCCCGACCCCCCGGGTCCCCGAGGGCGGCGAGCGAGGCACTGGCAGCGAGCATCATCCCTCCCCTCCAGCCGGGCCAGGGGACTTGAGAAAAGAGGATGCGCGGAGCCCACCACCCTCCCCCGGAAGTAGGGAGCCTAACCCAGAGTTGCAGGAACGGGAGCAGCAGTTACCGCCGCCGGCCGCTCTTCAGGTAGTGCCCAGTATCTCTGTGACCGAAGCACCCGAGCTCGAGGAGGCTTCGGGCCCTCTGGACGGCACTAACCTGCCTTCCCCTAATGGACTTGAGTCACCCGAGGGAAGCGTTCTTCCCTCCACTGGGGACCACTTGGTCCCAGAGAGCCCTCCTGAGGAAAGCGGACAGACAGCGGACCAAGAATTGCCTCCCCAACTAGTCTCTGGTGAAAGCGGCAGGAATGAATTGCCGAGATTGGGGCAGGTGCAGCCCCTGGGCGTCGGGGCGCGGAGGAAAAATTCTAGACGTAATGTACCTCTGCTGCGGGGGCTACCGCAGGGTTCCTGCGGTGGGGAAGAGTTAGAACCTTTCTCAAAAAACTGGGAGGAGGCAGACGTTTGCAGCTCTCCTGGAGGAGTCAGTACCCCAAGACCTGGCCGCAAGAATTTGCTGGATCTGATGATCGGCAGTTCCCCGCAGCTTAAGAGGAGTTTCTTTGTTGGGGGAAACAACCCTGGGGGCTCTTCTGGAGGGGGACGTGCGCCCAGAAGTGGCGGAGACTCAGACACCGCTTCCTTGGCTTCGTCTTCCACCGAGGAAGAAGGAAGCGCAACCGGGTCGGTGGCCTTGGACCCTCTGGAACATGCCTGGATGCTTTCTGCCTCGGATGGTAAATGGGACAGTTTGGAGGGACTGCTCACTTGCGAGCCTGGTTTACTGGCCAAGCGTGATTTTATCACCGGCTTCACCTGCCTTCACTGGGCCGCCAAGCATGGAAAGCAGGAACTCCTGGCCATGCTGGTCAATTTTGCCAATAAGCACCAGTTACCAGTAAACATCAACGCCAGGACCAGCGCAGGCTATACAGCTCTGCACCTAGCAGCAATGCACGGACATGTAGAGGTGGTGAAGTTGCTGGTGGGAGCCTATGATGCAGATGTGGACATTAGGGATTACAGCGGAAAAAAGGCCTCTCAGTACCTGAGCCAGAGCATCGCAGAGGAGATTAAGAATTTGGTGGGCGCCCTGGAAGACGATGATGGAGAGAGTGCTTCGGAAAGTGTGGGTGGGCGCTGGAAGCTCTCTAAAGTACTCCCTTCAAATCTTATCACATATAAACTCTCTCATGTACTGGAGGATGGGGGagatcaccaccactaccaccaccaccaccactcttTGGCTGATGGGTCTTCTGGGAGCAAGTCATCGAGTCGCAAAGCATCAGgtggcggcggcagcagcagaaTGAAACCCAGACTCAACAAAATTCGGTTCCGAACGCAGATCATTCACAGCACACCCTCTTTCAGAGACCCTGAACAACCattatcagaggaggaaaggCCTCTTAAAAGCAGCTCCTCCACATCCTCCTTCAAATTGAGACCGAAATCCAATGTATTCGG tgCTTGA